GGCCACGCCGACGATCTCGGAGACGACGCCGGACCCGCTGCGGTCCGCGAACGCGTCCTGACCGACTACATCTACCGTCTCGCCGCCGCGAGGCTCGCTCGGGCGCATGCCCGGGCCGGCGGCAGCGCGCATCTCCTGCTCGTCGGCGGCGCGGACGGGGAGCCCGCGGGCCACGCCTGCGACGTCCCCGCCCTCCTCGGACGGCACTGGCCGGGTGCCACCCCGGCCGCCGAGGAACGCGACCGGAGGATCACGGAGGCCGTCCTCGCCTTCGTCACGGAGACGCCGCTCGGCTGGCCGTCCGTCACATCCGCCGGGGAGATCGCCGCAGGAGGCACGGGAGAGCTGCGCGCAGCGCCGGGCGCCACGTTCGCAGAGGTCCTCCGCCGCTGGGAGGGCATCCCCCGCCCCTGACCGGCCGACCCGGCCATCGGGCGGACGGCGCCCATCGCGGCGGGGCGACGCGGACCCGGCCGCGGGGACGCCGCGCGCTCGCCTCCTCCCCGGAGGGAGGGCAGCGCCTCGGGGCGATGAGCCCGAGCGCCGGACCGGCCGGACGCCGCCCTACGAGCGCGGCTTCCGCGCCGGGCGGTCGCCGCGGTCCCCACGCGGGCCGCCGCGTCCGTCCCGGTCGTCGCGCGGGCCGCGGGTGCTGCGGAACGGACGGGGGTCGGGGCGCAGCTCGATGGGCTTGCCGCCGATGCGGGTGTCCCTCAGCCGGTCGAGCGTCTCACGCGGGAGGTCGGCGGGGAGCTCGACGATGGAGAAGTCGGGCCGGATGTCGATGCGCCCGAAGTCCTGCCGGCTGAGGCCTCCCTCGTTGGCGAGGGCACCGACGATCTGCCGCGGCTCGACGCGCTGGCGCTTGCCGACCTCAATCCGGTACGGCGAGAGCGGGGCGCCGCTGCGGGGGCGGCGCTCGTCGCGGGCGCCCTGCTCGCGCTCGGGCCGCTCGCGGCGGGGAGGGCGGATCTCCTCCTCGAGCAGCAGCGGGGTGTCACCCTGCGACACGATCGCGAGGGCGGCGGCGACGTCCGCCTCGACGACGTCGTGGTGCTCGACGTAGTGGGCGATGATGTCGCGGTACTGGCCGAGCTTCTCCTGGTCGGCCAGCGCGACCGTGATCGCGTCGTCGAAGCGGCTGAGCCGCGTGACGTTGACGTCCTCCACGCTGGGGATGCGCATCTCGGTGAGGGGCTGGCGCGTGGCCTTCTCGATCGCGCCGAGGAGACGGCGCTCGCGCGGCGTGACGAAGCTGATGGCCGCGCCGCTACGGCCCGCACGACCGGTGCGGCCGACGCGGTGGACGTACGACTCCGTGTCGATCGGGATGTCGTAGTTGACGACGTGCGTGATGCGGTCGACGTCGAGGCCGCGCGCGGCGACGTCCGTCGCGACGAGGATGTCGAGCTTGCCCGACTTCAGCTGGTCGACCGTGCGCTCGCGCTGCGCCTGCGCCACGTCGCCGCTGATCGCGGCGGCCGTGTAGCCGCGGGCGCGCAGCTTCTCCGCGAGCGTCTCGGTCTCGCTCTTCGTGCGGACGAAGACGATCATCCCCTCGAAGTTCTCGACCTCGAGGATGCGCGTGAGCGCGTCGACCTTCTGCGGATACGACACCATGAGGTAGCGCTGGGTGATGTTCGCCGACGTCGTCGTCTTGCCCTTGACGGTGATCTCCTCCGGGTCGCGGAGGTGCTGCTGCGAGATGCGGCGGATCTGGGCGGGCATCGTCGCGGAGAACAGCGCGATCTGCTTCTCCGCGGGCGTCTCGGCGAGGATCGTGTCGACGTCCTCCGCGAAGCCCATCTTGAGCATCTCGTCGGCCTCGTCGAGCACGAGGAAGCGCAGCGCGGAGAGGTCGAGCGTGCCCTTGTCGAGGTGGTCGAGGATGCGGCCGGGCGTGCCGACGACGATGTGGACGCCGCGACGGAGCGCCGACAGCTGCGTGCCGTACCCCTGGCCGCCGTAGACGGGCAGCACGTGGACGCCGCGCAGGTGCGAGGCGTACTTCTCGAACGCCTCGCACACCTGCAGGGCCAGCTCGCGCGTGGGCGCGAGGACGAGCGCCTGCGGCGTCTTCTGCCCCGGGTCGAGCTGGTCGAGGATGGGCAGCGCGAACGCGGCCGTCTTGCCCGTGCCCGTCTGCGCGACGCCGAGGACGTCGCGCCCCCCGAGCAGCGGGGGGATGGTCTGGGCCTGGATCGCGGAGGGGGTCTCGTAGCCGACGTCCTTCAGCGCCTTGAGGACGGCATCGCCGAGGCCCAGGTCGGAGAAGGTCGGGACGGTCTCCGCGGAGACGTCCTCGGTCGGCGCGGCGGGGGATTCGGAAGATGCCATACTGCAACGGTATGCCGCCGGAGGCGTTTCCGCCGACCCGCTCGCCCTCGGCGCGCGATCTGGGCGTGTTCGGAAGACCCCGCCGCGGGATGAGCGTCTGCGCGCGAAAGGCGTCCCCTCGCGGGAGGAGAATCCCTCCGGGGGAGGACGGTCCCCCATATCCGCCCTCCTCGGCATAGGGAGCACGCGAAGACGGCGCAGCGGGCGAGGCCGCCGCGGCGGCGCGCGCATCCGCCCCGCGCCGCGATAATGGTCGGGTGAGCGACGCCATCGAGGTCTCCGGCTGGAAGCACGTCTACTCCGGCAAGGTCCGCGACCTGTACGTGCCGGACGTGACGCCCGAGGGGGCGCACGCGGACCGGATGCTCGTCGTCGCGAGCGACCGGGTCAGCGCCTTCGACCACGTGCTCTCCCCCGGCATCCCCGGCAAGGGCGAGCTGCTGACGACGCTCAGCCTGTGGTGGTTCGACCAGCTGGCCGGCGCCGACGGCGGAGAGCCCGTCCCGAATCATCTGACACCGGATGACCTTCCCGCGGAGGTCGCGGGGCGGGCGATGACCGTCCGCTCGCTCGATATGCTCCCCGTGGAATGCGTCGTCCGCGGCTACATCACGGGCTCCGGATGGGCGGAGTACGTCGTGCGCGGCACGGTCTGCGGCATTCCGCTCCCGGAGGGCCTGGAGAACGGAGACCGGCTCCCGGAGCCGATCTTCACCCCGGCGTACAAGGCGCCGCTCGGCGAGCACGACGAGAACATCTCCTTCGACAAGACCGTCGAGATCGTCGGGGCCGAGCGCGCGGCCGAGCTGCGCGACCGCTCGCTGGAGATCTACCGCCGCGCGGCGGCGACCGCCGAGGCGCGGGGGCTCGTCCTCGCCGACACGAAGTTCGAGTTCGGCGCGGATGACGCCGGCGTGCTGCGCCTCGCGGACGAGGTGCTCACGAGCGACTCCTCGCGCTACTGGGACGCGGAGGCGTGGCGCGCCGGCGCGACGCCGTCCGCGCGGATGGCGAGCTTCGACAAGCAGATCGTGCGGGACTGGCTCGCGGCGCACTGGGACAAGGAGGGGGAGCCCCCCGCCCTTCCCGCGGACGTCGTCGACCGCACGGTCGCGCGCTACCGTGAGCTGCTGGAGCGCCTCACGGCGTGAATGCCGCCGGCACCGGCGACGCTCTCATCCTCATCCCCGGAGATCTCGTGACCGACCCGTCCACGCCGCCGAACGGCGAGCATCCCACCGCGAGCGGCGAGCCCGCCGCTCCCGGCCGTTCCTCCTTCCTCCACGGCTCGGCGCGCACGGAGCCCGCGCAGACGGGGTGGCGCGGGCTGCTCAGGCGGGCGGGCGTCGAGCTGCCTCCCTCGGAGGCGGAGCTCGCCGTCCGCGCCGACGAGCACGCCGTGAGCCAGCACTGGCCGGGGCCTCGGAAGATCGCCGTGGTCAACGCGAAGGGCGGCACGGGGAAGACGCCCGCGACAGTCTTCCTGTCATCGGTGTTCGCGCGCCTCGGGGGCGTCGGCGTGCTCGCCTGGGACAACAACCACACCCGCGGCACGCTCGGGTGGCGCACCGAGCAGGCGGAGCACGACCGGACCGTCCTCGACCTCCTGCCGGAAGCCGACCGCCTGCTCCACGGGGATGCGCACGCCGCCGACCTGTCGAGGTACGTGCACCACCAGGCCGCCGACCGGTTCGACGTCCTCCGCGCCCAGCCCGTCCGGCTCGCGGACGAGCAGCGGATCGAGACGGCCGACGTCGACGTGATCCACGAGATCGCGACGAAGTTCTACCGGCTCATCGTGATGGACTCCGGCGACGACGAGTCGGATCCCGTGTGGCGGCGGATGATCGACCACGCCGACCAGCTCGTCGTGACGACCACCACGAGGTCGGATCACGCCGAGTCCGGCGCCCTGCTGCTCGAGGCGCTCGCCCAGCGCGACGCCCGTTCGGCGCGGCTCGCGGAGCGGGCCGTCGTCGTGGTGTCGCAGGCGGATCCGCGTGCGTCCGCCGCGGAGGTGGAGCGCGTGGCGAACGGCTACTCGCCGCTCGCTCGCGCGGTCGTGCGCATCCCGTTCGACCGCGGGATCGTCGACGGACCGCTGCGCTCCGACCGCGTCTCCCCGCGCACCCGCCGGGCGTGGCTCGCCGCCGCGGCGGCGGTCGCGCGAGGCCTCTGACGCACCTTCTCCGGGAGAGGATGGGCAGGACTCCCCATCCTCGGGTCTTGAGATGCACGCCGAGATCCGTTAACTTCTGCCCGTTCCACTCCAGGTCACGCGAGAACGACGGACAGACGAGAAGCGGGGGCATCATGAAG
This window of the Microbacterium sp. AB genome carries:
- a CDS encoding DEAD/DEAH box helicase, with translation MASSESPAAPTEDVSAETVPTFSDLGLGDAVLKALKDVGYETPSAIQAQTIPPLLGGRDVLGVAQTGTGKTAAFALPILDQLDPGQKTPQALVLAPTRELALQVCEAFEKYASHLRGVHVLPVYGGQGYGTQLSALRRGVHIVVGTPGRILDHLDKGTLDLSALRFLVLDEADEMLKMGFAEDVDTILAETPAEKQIALFSATMPAQIRRISQQHLRDPEEITVKGKTTTSANITQRYLMVSYPQKVDALTRILEVENFEGMIVFVRTKSETETLAEKLRARGYTAAAISGDVAQAQRERTVDQLKSGKLDILVATDVAARGLDVDRITHVVNYDIPIDTESYVHRVGRTGRAGRSGAAISFVTPRERRLLGAIEKATRQPLTEMRIPSVEDVNVTRLSRFDDAITVALADQEKLGQYRDIIAHYVEHHDVVEADVAAALAIVSQGDTPLLLEEEIRPPRRERPEREQGARDERRPRSGAPLSPYRIEVGKRQRVEPRQIVGALANEGGLSRQDFGRIDIRPDFSIVELPADLPRETLDRLRDTRIGGKPIELRPDPRPFRSTRGPRDDRDGRGGPRGDRGDRPARKPRS
- a CDS encoding ATPase; the encoded protein is MNAAGTGDALILIPGDLVTDPSTPPNGEHPTASGEPAAPGRSSFLHGSARTEPAQTGWRGLLRRAGVELPPSEAELAVRADEHAVSQHWPGPRKIAVVNAKGGTGKTPATVFLSSVFARLGGVGVLAWDNNHTRGTLGWRTEQAEHDRTVLDLLPEADRLLHGDAHAADLSRYVHHQAADRFDVLRAQPVRLADEQRIETADVDVIHEIATKFYRLIVMDSGDDESDPVWRRMIDHADQLVVTTTTRSDHAESGALLLEALAQRDARSARLAERAVVVVSQADPRASAAEVERVANGYSPLARAVVRIPFDRGIVDGPLRSDRVSPRTRRAWLAAAAAVARGL
- a CDS encoding phosphoribosylaminoimidazolesuccinocarboxamide synthase, with amino-acid sequence MSDAIEVSGWKHVYSGKVRDLYVPDVTPEGAHADRMLVVASDRVSAFDHVLSPGIPGKGELLTTLSLWWFDQLAGADGGEPVPNHLTPDDLPAEVAGRAMTVRSLDMLPVECVVRGYITGSGWAEYVVRGTVCGIPLPEGLENGDRLPEPIFTPAYKAPLGEHDENISFDKTVEIVGAERAAELRDRSLEIYRRAAATAEARGLVLADTKFEFGADDAGVLRLADEVLTSDSSRYWDAEAWRAGATPSARMASFDKQIVRDWLAAHWDKEGEPPALPADVVDRTVARYRELLERLTA